In Cynocephalus volans isolate mCynVol1 chromosome 13, mCynVol1.pri, whole genome shotgun sequence, a genomic segment contains:
- the LOC134361625 gene encoding elongin-A-like translates to MAADGALHAVVKLQARLAAHSDPKKLAKYLKKLSALPVTAHSLAETGVRKTVKRLRTHQHVGSLARDLAAQWKKLLVVARDTRPEQLALEESRSRKRPREEFPKEPKVQGACPESHGASESPSDGTERGHRKHRRLSQLQTPPKGSPGGDRRGGSTKRYTVALASSSDWASSGDGHIRIRLSLAGPHQMCVDHCVPPEEEGPEPAVLRQKPGKGHADAPQGSPGLRQEGHLGKPRGQGAVVSPSPAQVSSHRQKGPAGAGDDEMFPAGFSQKSHKAFSPEEGPRAISGDSTKDKPPSRRARREKASELGCVPSLPALDAARDNHLEEKRDKDSDEPKADETKKPSPEGLDTGEGAGGLLPTVPGKLSNKLSTREGIRRPSTWESSLPEEEELADMEADSEQPAVPFEAYSTYGRPWKGKERTVKTLATTLRVKDLHETDSKRTRENGSLLPRLAKVQENETEEPPPPGAHVAKLKRVPTDAPPVLPDLPLPGMRASDRALSVLELMSSFPPEIHALPSPQQEEEGGFPTGRRRNSKMPVYSGPRSAGLPRTVTACERRVWALGTSVPAVREAGGDPCPAPEPAWKGCTPDQPGRIIEKYNPTLAKETGHLWKRRCQRDFKEARPEEHESWREMYLRLREARERRLRLVTMKIRSARAERPRGRQTQMIFFHSVLDKPCEVPRRQEKPASGGAAIPDKAEVQPAPRPQESSRPPSSSTGGHSRFHPLPARPPSCGPSTRKAAAKKVAPLMAKTIRDYRNTYSRR, encoded by the coding sequence ATGGCAGCCGACGGGGCGCTGCACGCCGTGGTCAAGCTGCAGGCGCGCCTGGCTGCCCACTCCGATCCCAAGAAGCTGGCGAAATACCTGAAGAAACTCTCCGCCTTGCCAGTGACAGCACACTCCCTGGCGGAGACTGGAGTCCGCAAGACGGTCAAGCGCTTGCGCACACACCAGCACGTGGGCAGCTTGGCCAGGGACTTAGCCGCCCAGTGGAAGAAGTTGCTGGTCGTGGCGCGGGACACCCGGCCTGAACAACTGGCCTTGGAGGAGAGCCGTTCCCGAAAGCGCCCCAGGGAGGAGTTTCCGAAGGAGCCGAAGGTGCAGGGCGCCTGCCCAGAAAGCCACGGAGCCTCCGAGAGCCCATCCGACGGCACGGAGCGCGGACACAGAAAGCACAGGAGACTCTCGcagctccaaacacctcccaagggGTCTCCCGGTGGCGACAGGAGAGGCGGGAGCACCAAGCGCTACACAGTTGCACTGGCTTCCTCCTCAGACTGGGCGTCTTCCGGCGATGGCCACATCCGGATCCGTCTGTCCCTTgccggtcctcaccagatgtgcgtgGACCATTGCGTGCCCCCGGAGGAGGAGGGCCCCGAGCCCGCTGTTCTCCGCCAGAAGCCTGGAAAAGGCCACGCTGATGCCCCTCAGGGCAGTCCGGGACTCCGTCAAGAGGGACACCTGGGCAAACCCCGGGGGCAAGGGGCCGTCGTGAGCCCAAGCCCGGCGCAGGTATCTTCCCACAGGCAGAAAGGCCCGGCGGGGGCTGGGGACGACGAGATGTTCCCTGCTGGATTCAGCCAGAAATCCCACAAGGCCTTCTCCCCAGAGGAAGGTCCAAGGGCCATCTCGGGGGACAGTACCAAGGACAAACCGCCCTCTAGGCgggccaggagagagaaggcatcgGAGCTCGGTTGCGTTCCCTCTCTACCCGCCTTGGACGCTGCTCGGGACAACCACCTAGAGGAGAAGAGGGACAAAGACTCTGACGAACCCAAAGCAGACGAAACAAAGAAGCCAAGCCCAGAAGGCTTAGACACAGGAGAGGGCGCAGGAGGCCTGCTGCCCACGGTGCCAGGCAAGCTTTCCAACAAGCTCAGCACTCGAGAAGGGATACGCAGACCTTCCACCTGGGAGAGCTCCCTCCCTGAAGAGGAGGAGTTGGCAGATATGGAGGCTGACTCTGAGCAGCCTGCTGTGCCCTTTGAGGCATACTCCACCTATGGCCGGccttggaagggaaaggaaaggacggTGAAAACTCTGGCCACTACTCTGAGAGTCAAAGACCTTCACGAGACGGACTCTAAACGCACTCGTGAAAATGGGAGCCTGCTTCCCAGACTAGCCAAGGTGcaggaaaatgagacagaggaGCCGCCACCGCCCGGAGCGCACGTAGCCAAGCTGAAAAGGGTCCCCACCGACGCCCCGCCGGTGCTGCCAGACCTCCCGTTACCCGGGATGCGGGCCAGTGACAGGGCACTGTCTGTCCTTGAACTGATGTCCTCCTTCCCGCCAGAGATACACgcactcccttccccccagcaaGAAGAAGAGGGTGGATTTCCTACGGGACGCCGAAGGAACTCGAAGATGCCGGTGTACTCGGGCCCCAGGAGCGCCGGCCTGCCTAGAACCGTGACTGCGTGTGAGCGGCGGGTGTGGGCCCTCGGGACCAGCGTCCCTGCTGTCCGGGAAGCGGGGGGAGACCCGTGTCCTGCTCCGGAGCCCGCGTGGAAGGGGTGCACGCCCGATCAGCCAGGTCGCATCATCGAGAAATACAATCCCACACTAGCGAAAGAAACGGGCCACTTATGGAAAAGGCGCTGTCAACGAGACTTTAAGGAAGCCCGGCCGGAGGAGCACGAGTCGTGGCGGGAGATGTACCTGCGGCTCCGGGAGGCCCGAGAGCGGCGGCTCCGGCTGGTGACGATGAAGATCCGCTCTGCACGCGCCGAGAGGCCCAGAGGCCGACAGACACAGATGATCTTCTTCCACTCTGTGCTCGACAAGCCTTGTGAGgttcccaggaggcaggaaaagccTGCCTCGGGAGGAGCGGCCATCCCCGATAAAGCCGAGGTGCAGCCGGCCCCACGCCCACAGGAGAGCAGCCGGCCCCCCTCCAGCAGCACCGGTGGCCACAGCCGCTTTCACCCGCTCCCTGCGAGGCCCCCCTCCTGCGGCCCCAGCACCAGGAAAGCCGCCGCCAAGAAAGTAGCCCCGCTCATGGCCAAGACGATCCGAGATTACAGGAACACATACTCCCGCCGATGA